A genomic region of Caenorhabditis elegans chromosome V contains the following coding sequences:
- the C31A11.13 gene encoding uncharacterized protein (Confirmed by transcript evidence; Orphan protein), which produces MNKVINPVLSCSDSLSHHKLQTDKATLNIKFNHYFHNF; this is translated from the exons ATGAATAAAGTC attaaTCCTGTATTGTCATGTTCCGATTCCTTATCACATCACAAACTTCAAACTGATAAGGCAACTTTGAACATTAAGTTCAACCattattttcacaatttttaa
- the srxa-7 gene encoding G_PROTEIN_RECEP_F1_2 domain-containing protein (Confirmed by transcript evidence) encodes MFEHIPMFHVVCQFVFCILAILFMVYDIALLMATYAYRNDQNIPFAYLIVMNVCGVLCKIAFITDFATYLALPYYEYLSYREMIGREFTMLGTLTYFIPMCVSVLMTMNRFFIVIRPTDQRVFGQRRIFFYSFLILILCFTLLLIPRLSYCPVNFLASTLVFLTACAPERHPVTKFTNINAIWVPTTLLVINVLMMLHLKAHRYDFYTRIRQKSSVISMLSSSSLAQSQLKRENMLMRQTVAITVGLSFYEVGSLLMRTFPDAYNSLPQYVRDLTFYFRLETICAINFFVYYLGSPSTRKMLKKYLGAEVKKEFSTRKVSSTFQMSRIEN; translated from the exons ATGTTTGAGCACATTCCAATGTTTCACGTCGTTtgtcaatttgttttttgtattctGGCAATTTTATTCATGGTGTATGATATTGCATTATTGATGGCAACATATGCCTATCGGAACGATCAAAATATTCCATTTGCCTATTTAATTGTGATGAATGTTTGTGGAGTTCTGTGTAAAATTGCGTTCATCACAGATTTCGCGACATATTTGGCATTGCCGTATTATGAGTATTTGT CATACCGTGAAATGATTGGACGTGAATTCACAATGCTCGGCACATTGACATATTTTATTCCAATGTGCGTCAGTGTTCTCATGACGatgaatcgatttttcatcgtGATCCGGCCGACAGATCAACGAGTTTTCGGTCAACGAAGGATCTTTTTCTATagctttttgattttg atcCTCTGCTTCACTCTCCTCCTGATCCCTCGTCTCTCCTACTGCCCAGTCAACTTCCTCGCTAGTACACTGGTCTTCCTGACGGCATGTGCTCCAGAAAGACATCCTGTgacaaaattcacaaatatcAATGCAATCTGGGTGCCGACGACCCTTCTAGTCATCAATGTCCTTATGATGCTCCATTTGAAAGCTCACCGCTATGATTTTTACACGAGGATACGGCAAAAATCGTCGGTTATTTCAATGCTGTCTTCGAGCAGCTTGGCGCAGAGTCAACTGAAAAGGGAGAATATGCTCATGCGGCAGACGGTTGCAATCACAGTTGGACTGTCGTTTTATGAAGTTGGATCTCTGTTAATGAGAACGTTTCCT GACGCGTATAACAGTCTACCTCAATACGTGCGGgatttaacattttattttcgcCTTGAGACCATATGTGCCATAAACTTTTTCGTCTACTATTTGGGAAGTCCGTCAACgcgaaaaatgctcaaaaaatatttgggcGCAGAAGTGAAGAAGGAATTCAGTACTAGAAAAGTGTCCAGTACATTTCAAATGTCTCGgatagaaaattga
- the oac-5 gene encoding Nose resistant-to-fluoxetine protein N-terminal domain-containing protein (Partially confirmed by transcript evidence), which yields MNDIFRIIFCVTLLAVVLGKDWKNDFLRHAAQQSITGVSEQCAKETEMWQMSLKTVAQVSEQCLIEKKCSSEELKIIDDNFYAIEQYDAWGKIPLTGLFQDPLLLDGSYQECERISGKKYETNYCYMVLIPGKNATCHMSNGQPTSMFFREAVCMPYSCSEKDLPTVFNQISKQPLTACIAYCSSYPVEKTPAFWGFTSFMAVMIGIALLATVIDYLKDALKQEDQKRSDSRILQILLTFSLWTNAELLLSVKEQKPGFIKCLDCIRFLSMLWIVTGHTFSYLMMPDQIQSVLPFPGRFWNHLILSAFYSVDTFFLLSGLVVSYLFFKTKLKVSQIKSPVTWILFYVHRYLRLTPPMIFFIGFLVVYGYYIQGPGVASQLNQLNPQVDVCVVNWWQNLLYINNLIPDANQCYGITWYLGADTQLYLVAPVFLVGLYFSFAIGTALLTAATVGSVIAVYILYSYYDLPADFFGNGDNTHFYDMIYDKPWIRGTPYFIGIFFGYLLATYGKRKVRLNWALAVTGWLVAFSLAAICIFSTYDYDNKVNWSIFSRATYFNFSRLAWSFALSWVIVANHMGWGGPIDAFMSHPIWQPFGRLSYCAYIVHYVVLYMYLMIGVGPLHFYSSFQLFMYYAVPTTLLSYIFAFFWSCLFEVPFLKLEKMLIETMISRVGSGKVEDIEKTIIDRKKNELWVVDEKEEKGFTAQNVDKKF from the exons ATGAAtgatatttttcgaataattttctGCGTTACTTTGTTAGCAGTGGTATTAGGTAAGGATTggaag AATGATTTTCTACGTCACGCTGCGCAGCAGAGCATCACAGGAGTCAGTGAACAATGCGCAAAGGAAACCGAAATGTGGCAAATGTCTCTCAAAACCGTGGCACAGGTTTCCGAACAATgtttaattgagaaaaagtgttcaagcgaagaactgaaaataattgatgaTAATTTTTATGCCATTGAGC aatacgACGCCTGGGGTAAAATCCCGCTGACTGGCCTATTTCAAGACCCACTTCTACTGGATGGTTCTTATCAGGAATGCGAACGGATAAGTGGGAAGAAGTATGAGACAAACTATTGCTATATGGTTTTGATCCCGGGAAag AATGCCACGTGTCATATGTCTAACGGTCAACCAACTTCTATGTTTTTCCGAGAAGCAGTTTGCATGCCTTACTCTTGCAGTGAAAAAGATCTTCCAACAGTattcaatcaaatttccaaacaacCACTCACGGCGTGCATAGCCTATTGCTCAAGTTACCCCGTTGAGAAAACCCCAGCGTTTTGGGGATTTACTTCTTTTATGGCAGTGATGATTGGTATTGCTCTTTTGGCAACAGttattgattatttgaaaGATGCGCTGAAACAAGAGGATCAGAAGAGGAGTGACAGTagaattcttcaaattctaTTAACATTCTCATTATGGACAAATGCAGAGCTGCTATTGAGTGTTAAAGAGCAAAAGCCTGGATTCATAAAATGTTTGGATTGTATTCGATTTCTGTCAATGCTTTGGATTGTTACAGGGCATACGTTCAGTTATTTGATGATGCCAG ATCAAATCCAATCGGTACTACCATTCCCTGGTCGATTTTGGAACCATTTGATTCTGAGTGCATTTTATTCAGTGGACACGTTTTTCTTATTATCAGGACTTGTGGTCTCTTAtctctttttcaaaacaaaactcaAAGTGTCACAAATCAAGAGCCCAGTCACATGGATTCTATTCTACGTGCATAGATATCTCCGGTTAACTCCACCAATGATATTCTTTATTGGATTCCTAGTGGTTTATGGTTACTATATTCAAGGTCCTGGTGTGGCATCACAGTTAA ACCAATTGAACCCTCAAGTTGATGTGTGCGTGGTAAACTGGTGGCAGAATTTACTCTATATCAACAACCTTATACCCGATGCAAATCAGTGCTATGGAATTACGTGGTATCTGGGAGCAGACACACAGCTCTACCTAGTTGCTCCAGTATTTCTTGTCGGGCTCTATTTCTCGTTTGCCATTGGAACAGCACTTCTTACTGCGGCTACTGTAGGGAGTGTTATTGCAGTGTATATTTTGTACAGTTATTATGATCTGCCCGCAGACTTCTTTGGTAATGG cGATAACACCCACTTCTATGACATGATCTACGACAAGCCTTGGATCAGAGGTACCCCATACTttattggaatattttttggatatttacTTGCAACTTATGGCAAACGGAAAGTTCGATTGAATTGGGCACTTGCAGTTACTGGATGGCTTGTGGCGTTTTCGCTGGCAGCTATATGCATATTTTCAACTTATGATTATGATAATAAAGTTAATTGGAG TATCTTCTCCCGTGCAACCTATTTCAACTTCTCTCGTCTGGCCTGGTCTTTTGCACTCTCCTGGGTTATTGTTGCAAATCACATGGGATGGGGAG GACCAATTGACGCCTTCATGTCCCATCCAATTTGGCAGCCATTTGGTAGACTTTCTTATTGCGCCTACATTGTTCATTACGTTGTATTATACATGTACCTAATGATCGGAGTCGGTCCTCTCcatttttattcttctttcCAACTT ttcatgtATTATGCTGTTCCAACAACATTACTATCctatatttttgcatttttctggaGTTGTCTATTTGAAgttccatttttaaa actcGAAAAAATGCTAATCGAAACAATGATTAGCAGAGTTGGATCTGGAAAAGTTGAggatattgaaaaaacaataattgaccgcaaaaaaaatgaattatggGTTGTGGATGAAAAGGAAGAGAAGGGATTTACAGCGCAAAATGttgataaaaagttttga
- the oac-7 gene encoding Nose resistant-to-fluoxetine protein N-terminal domain-containing protein (Confirmed by transcript evidence), which translates to MLYKYFYIFLFTFAIFIGTLEADSWEKILKSENASNSLNEVNAQCANDTRTWLQSLKLVAEVSVDCLISRKCNKKEIQIIKDNFYAIEQLDAFGKLPSSGIFEVPLIFDGSYQECQRISGKKYETNYCYLVLVPGRNSSCSIGGGGGFLPSAAFFRSATCMSVSCTSEDLPQLFNQLPLMPFTACAAFCSSFPVEKDSAFWGFSAFMCVMISILVLATFIDYLKDAMKNEHSPPPQPNLIMKMLLTFSLWTNAGVLLSVKEQKPGFIKCLDCIRFLSMLWVVTGHTFTFVIPPDTLLSMSHFTDHFWNHLLLNAFVSVDTFFLLSGIVVAYLFFKQKHKSSQIKSPLTWIIFYMHRYLRLTPPYMIFIGFYIVYGKYVQGPFSASQFNTLLSSIATCESYWWKNLFYINNMGDSSTACYAPSWYLAVDTQLYIFAPIILVGLYYSAIIGSSLIAVGMIGSLVTVYILYSIYDLPADFFGNGNTNLLYDMIYHKPWIRCPPYLIGLLIGYGLAVFGQRKIRIHWFLAVIGWLVAFGLGMACMFSTYDYDKGAYWSIFARATYYNFSRIAWSIAVSWVIVANHMGWGGPIDAFMSHPMWQPLGRLSYCAYIVHFFTLFWYLNINDSSMHFYSTFQVFIYYAVPACLLSYIFAFFWSSLFEIPILKLKKMMIEAILQRNQRSELTQVETLVQESNAGSEEQLIRL; encoded by the exons atgctttacaaatatttttacatttttcttttcacttttgcaatttttatcggAACTTTGGAAGCTGATAGCTGGGAG aaaattttaaaatccgagAATGCTTCAAATTCTTTGAATGAAGTGAATGCTCAATGCGCAAATGATACTCGAACTTGGTTACAATCTCTGAAACTAGTTGCAGAAGTTTCTGTGGATTGCTTGATTTCGAGGAAGTGCAACAAAAAAGAGATTCAAATTATTAAGGATAACTTTTATGCGATCGAAC agcTCGACGCATTTGGTAAACTCCCCTCATCAGGTATCTTCGAAGTTCCTCTGATCTTCGATGGATCTTACCAAGAATGCCAAAGAATTAGTggtaaaaaatatgaaacgaATTATTGCTACTTGGTCTTGGTTCCTGGCAGA AACTCATCCTGCTCTATAGGCGGAGGTGGTGGCTTCTTGCCTAGCGCCGCGTTTTTCAGAAGTGCCACGTGTATGTCTGTATCGTGTACTTCTGAGGATCTCCCGCAACTTTTTAATCAACTTCCGCTGATGCCATTTACGGCTTGTGCAGCATTTTGTTCAAGTTTTCCAGTTGAGAAGGACTCGGCGTTCTGGGGGTTCTCTGCATTTATGTGCGTTATGATATCAATTTTGGTTCTGGCAACTTTTATTGATTATCTCAAAGATGCtatgaaaaatgagcattCCCCGCCGCCACAACCAAATTTGATCATGAAAATGTTGCTGACATTTTCATTATGGACGAATGCGGGGGTGTTATTGAGCGTGAAGGAGCAGAAGCCTGGATTTATAAAATGCTTGGACTGCATTCGGTTTTTGTCAATGCTATGGGTTGTTACAGGACACACGTTTACGTTTGTGATACCTCCAG ATACATTACTCTCTATGTCACACTTCACCGATCACTTCTGGAATCACCTCCTACTCAACGCATTTGTCTCCGTTGACACTTTCTTCCTGCTGTCTGGAATCGTCGTTGCTTACCTATTCTTCAAGCAAAAGCATAAATCATCTCAAATCAAAAGCCCACTTACTTGGATCATATTCTACATGCATAGATATCTCCGGTTAACTCCTCCATACATGATTTTCATTGGTTTTTATATTGTCTACGGGAAATACGTGCAAGGTCCATTTTCGGCTAGTCAGTTTA acacccTGCTCTCTAGCATCGCAACTTGTGAATCGTACTGGTGGAAGAATTTGTTTTACATCAACAACATGGGAGATTCCAGTACAGCCTGCTATGCACCGTCATGGTATTTGGCAGTTGATACTCAACTATACATTTTTGCACCAATAATCCTAGTTGGTCTCTACTACTCGGCGATAATTGGGAGTAGCTTGATAGCAGTTGGAATGATCGGAAGTTTGGTTACTGTCTATATTTTGTATAGTATTTATGACTTGCcagctgatttttttggaaatgg aaacacCAATCTTCTATACGATATGATTTATCACAAGCCATGGATCCGATGTCCTCCGTATCTTATAGGTCTTCTTATTGGCTACGGTCTAGCTGTATTTGGTCAAAGAAAAATCCGGATTCATTGGTTCCTTGCGGTGATTGGATGGCTTGTGGCTTTTGGTCTTGGAATGGCATGCATGTTTTCCACATATGATTACGACAAAGGTGCTTACTGGAG CATCTTTGCCCGAGCCACCTACTACAACTTTTCGCGGATAGCCTGGTCTATTGCAGTTTCCTGGGTTATTGTTGCAAACCATATGGGATGGGGAG GCCCCATCGATGCATTTATGTCCCATCCGATGTGGCAGCCACTTGGGAGACTGTCATATTGCGCGTATATTGTACactttttcacacttttttggtACCTAAATATTAATGATTCCAGTATGCATTTTTACTCAACGTTTCAAGTG tttattTACTACGCGGTGCCGGCATGCCTCCTGTCCTACATTTTCGCTTTCTTCTGGAGCtcattatttgaaattccgaTACTGAA ACTGAAGAAAATGATGATTGAAGCAATTCTCCAAAGAAACCAACGGTCAGAACTCACACAGGTGGAAACTTTAGTACAAGAGAGCAACGCGGGAAGTGAAGAGCAATTGATAAGATTAtga
- the oac-6 gene encoding Nose resistant-to-fluoxetine protein N-terminal domain-containing protein (Confirmed by transcript evidence): MKIAPFLFFIVCLFATVFCENWKEVFLAKAADQKITGVSEQCANDTETWQKSLKMVAELSAECLIEQKCTKEELKTIEDNFYAVEQYDAWGKIPLTGLFQLPILFDGSYQECERISGKKYATNYCYMVLMPGKNATCHMSDGLPTTFFFRGAVCMPYSCSEQDLPTVYNQVSDQPFTACAAFCSSYPVKKTPAFWGFTSFMAVMIGIALLATVIDYLKDALKKEDEKREDSRILQILLTFSLWTNAELLLSVKEQKPGFIKCLDCIRFLSMLWVVTGHTFSYLTTPDQIESILPFFGRFWNHLVMNAFYSVDTFFLLSGLVVSYLFFKTKLKVSQIKSPITWILFYVHRYLRLTPPLMFFLGFFVVYGKYFQGPGVASQLNQQNGEVDTCQTYWWKNLIYINNLMSGDTQCYGITWYLGADTQLYLVAPIFLIGLYFSFAIGTALLTAATIGSVITVYILFSTYDLPADFFGNGDATHFYDMIYIKPWIRCPPYFVGILVGYLLATYGKRKLRLNWALAVTGWIVAFSLGALCIFSTYDYDNKVKWSIFSRATYYNFSRLAWSFALSWVIVANHMGWGGPIDAFMSHPMWQPFGRLSYCAYIVHYVVLYMYLMIGDASIHFYSSFQIFMYYAVPTTVLSYIFAFFWSCLFEIPFLKLEKMLIELIIGGARDRNREDIEKQKTLLKTKENELWAVEETVQSTNEKF, translated from the exons atgaaaattgctCCTTTCCTGTTTTTCATAGTTTGTCTTTTTGCAACTgtgttttgtgaaaattggaag gaaGTATTCCTAGCTAAAGCTGCTGATCAGAAAATCACAGGAGTTAGTGAACAATGTGCAAATGACACTGAAACGTGGCAGAAGTCTTTGAAAATGGTGGCTGAGTTATCTGCAGAATGTTTAATTGAGCAAAAGTGTACAAAGGAGGAATTGAAAACGATCGAAGATAATTTTTATGCGGTTGAAc aataCGATGCTTGGGGTAAAATCCCGCTAACTGGGCTATTCCAGCTCCCAATATTATTTGATGGGTCTTATCAAGAATGTGAGCGGATAAGTGGGAAGAAGTATGCGACAAATTATTGCTATATGGTTTTGATGCCAGGAAAA AATGCGACGTGTCACATGTCAGATGGTTTACCAACTACATTTTTCTTCCGGGGAGCTGTTTGCATGCCATACTCCTGCAGTGAACAAGATCTTCCAACAGTCTATAATCAAGTCTCCGATCAACCATTCACTGCGTGTGCAGCATTTTGTTCAAGCTACCCCGTTAAGAAAACTCCCGCATTTTGGGGATTCACTTCTTTTATGGCTGTGATGATTGGTATTGCTTTGTTGGCAACAGttattgattatttgaaaGATGCGCTGAAAAAAGAGGATGAGAAAAGGGAGGATAGTCGAATTCTGCAAATCCTTCTAACATTTTCATTATGGACTAATGCAGAGCTGCTATTGAGTGTGAAAGAGCAAAAACCAGgatttataaaatgtttggATTGTATTCGATTCCTATCTATGCTGTGGGTTGTTACAGGACAcacattttcttatttaacAACTCCAG accAAATCGAATCGATTCTCCCATTCTTCGGTCGATTCTGGAATCATCTTGTTATGAATGCATTCTACTCAGTGGatacatttttcttattatcaGGACTCGTTGTTTCATATctctttttcaaaaccaaactCAAAGTATCTCAAATCAAAAGCCCAATCACATGGATCCTTTTCTACGTGCATAGATATCTCCGATTGACTCCTCCACTAATGTTTTTCCTTGGATTCTTTGTGGTTTATGGCAAATATTTTCAAGGTCCCGGGGTAGCATCACAATTGA atcAACAAAATGGCGAAGTGGATACTTGTCAAACATACtggtggaaaaatttgatctaCATTAACAATCTTATGTCGGGTGATACCCAGTGCTACGGAATCACATGGTACCTGGGAGCAGACACTCAGCTTTACCTAGTTGCTCCAATTTTCCTTATCGGGCTGTATTTCTCGTTTGCCATTGGAACAGCACTCCTTACCGCAGCTACAATCGGAAGTGTTATCACAGTATATATTTTGTTCAGCACCTACGATCTACCTGCAGACTTTTTCGGAAATGG tgaTGCGACCCACTTCTACGACATGATTTATATAAAGCCTTGGATCAGATGTCCCCCATATTTTGTCGGGATACTTGTCGGGTATTTACTTGCAACTTATGGAAAAAGGAAGCTTCGATTGAATTGGGCACTTGCAGTAACTGGATGGATTGTGGCTTTTTCATTGGGAGCATTGTGTATATTCTCAACTTATGATTACGATAATAAAGTTAAATGGAG TATCTTCTCCCGTGCAACCTACTACAACTTCTCCCGTCTGGCCTGGTCTTTTGCACTCTCCTGGGTTATTGTTGCTAACCATATGGGATGGGGAG GCCCCATTGACGCCTTCATGTCCCATCCAATGTGGCAACCATTTGGAAGACTTTCTTATTGTGCCTACATTGTTCATTACGTTGTGTTATACATGTACCTGATGATTGGAGACGCCagtattcatttttattccagttttcaaatt TTCATGTATTACGCTGTTCCAACAACCGTACTGTCctatatttttgcatttttctggaGTTGCCTATtcgaaattccatttttaaa ACTCGAAAAAATGCTGATCGAATTGATAATTGGAGGAGCCAGAGATCGGAATCGGGAAGATATTGAGAAGCAGAAGACACTTCTTAAAACCAAAGAGAATGAGTTGTGGGCTGTGGAAGAAACTGTACAATCTacaaatgaaaagttttag
- the srbc-84 gene encoding Serpentine Receptor, class BC (Class B-like) (Predicted), giving the protein MLFFFVGSFLTLLFAITASFLNIMLLFSILYLKRIPVKSSMSLIYYKFGIDAFYTLSLFFARLYLIFTQTSSDNFIKNLSFYLIWISSSFGSLRATVALSISIERAVATLFPIFYYNYRQNLLNCFVWFFIICIVSIDQYILFGVCDVVIDTPLDCDSFLCAMNQCYTTYWLLHERITTFSNVFFSAVVTFRLFIWNHFFSTQVSNTISRATRIALFDAFIVIVFYAVPYFIFAHVYTIYSNIAGSLTLATKTAGFVIEALITFQILFGTKKISQIGITP; this is encoded by the exons ATGCTCTTCTTTTTCGTCGGCAGTTTCCTGACACTTTTATTTGCCATAACCGCTAGTTTCTTAAATATTATGCTATTGTTTTCAATACTATATTTGAAACGAATACCTGTCAAGTCTAGTATGTCACTAATCTACTACAAGTTCGGCATTGATGCCTTTTATACCCTGAGCCTATTTTTTGCTagattatatttaattttcacgCAAACTTCCTCTgacaattttatcaaaaatttgagtttctatTTGATTTGGATATCCTCATCTTTTGGTAGTTTACGAGCGACCGTTGCCCTTTCGATATCAATCGAGAGAGCCGTGGCCACTTTATTCCCAATTTTCTACTACAATTATCGACAAAAccttttaaattgttttgtatGGTTTTTCATAATATGTATTGTTTCAATTGATCAATATATTCTTTTCGGAGTTTGTGACGTTGTTATAGACACCCCGCTAGACTGTGACAGTTTCCTGTGTGCCATGAACCAGTGTTACACTACATATTGGTTATTACATGAACGAATTACTACCTTTTccaatgtatttttttctgcGGTTGTTACTTTTCGATTGTTTATTTggaatcattttttcagtacCCAAGTGAGCAACACAATTTCAAGA GCCACCCGTATTGCACTTTTCGATGCTTTTATTGTAATAGTTTTCTATGCTGTTCCCTACTTTATTTTTGCTCATGTATACACTATATATTCTAATATAGCTGGATCATTGACACTTGCGACAAAAACTGCTGGTTTTGTTATTGAAGCAttgataacttttcaaattctgtttggtacgaaaaaaatttcacaaattggTATCACAccgtaa
- the srbc-83 gene encoding Serpentine Receptor, class BC (Class B-like) (Predicted) codes for MLSIYGFCNLFAVFFAMFACFLNIILLFSILYLKLIPIKSSMSLIYYKFGIDAFYTFSICISRVYIPITMTFVDYIIKNMSFYLFWASTSFGSLRAVVALAISLERAVASLFPIFYHNIRPTFSNKSIWFFMVSSVLLDQYILFGYCGNVIETPKDCVNLQCSTNQCYITYWSFHERITYLANIVLCTVVVFRMFIWNNYFSKQTSKTISRATRIALFDTVFITVFNTFPAFILVKVASLNFKAAGSFTYVTKTLGLMVEALITYRILFGRKKVSPIPGTPLT; via the exons ATGCTCTCCATTTATGGATTTTGCAATctatttgcagtttttttcgcCATGTTCGCCTGCTTCTTGAATATTATCCTATTATTTTCAATACtctatttaaaattgataccTATAAAATCAAGTATGTCACTGATCTACTATAAATTCGGTATTGATGCATTCTATACGTTCAGCATATGCATTTCTAGAGTATATATTCCCATTACTATGACTTTCGTTGATTATATCATTAAAAACATGAGTTTCTACCTGTTCTGGGCGTCCACCTCATTTGGAAGTCTGCGTGCAGTCGTGGCACTTGCGATATCCCTAGAAAGAGCTGTTGCCTCTTTATTCCCAATTTTCTACCACAATATTCgaccaacattttcaaataagtcAATATGGTTTTTCATGGTTTCTAGTGTTTTATTGGATCAATACATTCTGTTTGGATATTGCGGAAATGTTATAGAAACTCCAAAGGATTGCGTTAATTTGCAATGTTCAACGAACCAGTGTTACATTACTTATTGGTCGTTCCATGAGCGAATAACTTATTTGGCCAATATAGTTTTATGCACCGTTGTCGTTTTTCGGATGTTCATTTGGAATAATTACTTTAGCAAACAAACaagcaaaacaatttcaaga gcgACACGCATTGCACTTTTTGACACGGTTTTCATTACTGTGTTTAATACATTCCCCGCATTTATTTTAGTCAAAGTAGCCTCTCTGAATTTTAAGGCGGCTGGATCATTTACTTATGTTACAAAAACTCTTGGTCTGATGGTCGAAGCATTGATAACTTATCGAATTTTGTTTggtagaaaaaaagtttcaccaATTCCTGGCACACCTCTAAcgtaa
- the srbc-82 gene encoding Serpentine Receptor, class BC (Class B-like) (Partially confirmed by transcript evidence) has protein sequence MLFFFVSSFLAALFSITSCYFNVFILFSILYLKRIPVKSSMSLIYYKLGIDAFYTLSLFFNKLYSILMKISADSSIRNLIFYLIWISTSLGNLRATVALLISFERAVATLFPVFYHNYRQKLSNCIVWFLIILLILFDQYMLFGFCDVVIDTPLDCYNFLCTMNQCYATYWLSHERIFSFSNVFFSAVVSFRLFIWNHFFSTQVSNTISRATRNALFDSFIVIAFNVIPNFMFASFYTIILEKVGELTVATKTAGFMIEALITFQILFGSKKVGPAVVTPQS, from the exons ATGCTCTTCTTTTTCGTCAGCAGTTTTCTCGCAGCTTTATTCTCCATAACCTCCTGCTACTTCAATGTGTTCATATTGTTCTCAATACTATATTTGAAACGAATACCTGTCAAGTCTAGTATGTCACTAATCTACTACAAATTAGGTATTGATGCCTTTTATACcctcagtttattttttaataaattatattcaattttgatgaaaatttccgcCGACAGTTCTatcagaaatttgattttctactTGATTTGGATATCCACATCTCTTGGAAATTTACGTGCGACCGTTGCACTTTTGATATCATTCGAGAGAGCCGTGGCCACTCTATTTCCAGTTTTCTATCACAATTATCgacaaaaactttcaaattgtattgtatggtttttaattattttattgattttattcgATCAATATATGCTGTTTGGATTTTGTGACGTTGTTATAGACACACCGCTAGACTGTTATAATTTTCTGTGTACTATGAACCAGTGTTATGCCACCTATTGGTTGTCACATgagcgaattttttcattttccaatgtatttttttctgctGTCGTTTCTTTTCGCTTGTTTATTTGGAATCACTTCTTCAGTACTCAAGTGAGCAACACAATTTCAAGA gccacCCGTAATGCACTTTTCGATTCTTTTATTGTTATAGCTTTTAATGTTATCCCCAACTTCATGTTTGCTAGTTTTTACactataattttggaaaaagttggaGAATTGACTGTTGCCACGAAGACTGCTGGTTTTATGATTGAAGCAttgataacttttcaaattttgtttggttcgaaaaaagttggacCAGCAGTTGTCACACCTCAATCgtag